The genomic stretch CGCCGCTTCGCGGGCTGGACGGAATGGGCTAGAGGGTGTTCTCCCGCCGCAGCGATGAGGAAGAGTTTGACCCGCGCCGTGCCCCTCGCGGCAGGCAGTGTTGCCATTGCCCTCGCCGTCCTGGCGATGAAGCTGGTCGCCTGGTGGCTGACCGGCAGCGTGGCCCTGTTCGCCGATGCGCTGGAAAGCGTGGTCAATGTGGCTGCCGCCATCGCCGCCCTGGTAGCGGTGCATTACGCGGCCCAGCCAGCTGATGCGAACCACCCCTATGGCCATGACAAGGCCGAGTATTTTTCCGCGGTGCTGGAAGGCGCGCTGATCCTGGTCGCGGCCTTCGTGATTTTGCACGAATGCTGGTCGGTCTGGAATGCGCCGCGCACGCCCGTCCTTTCGCTGATCGCCTTCGGCGTTGCGATGACCGCGACGGCGGTGAATGCAGCCTGGTGCGCCGTGCTGTTCAAGCAGGGCCGGCGCCTTCGTTCGCCCGCGCTGTTGGCTGATGCGCGGCATTTGCTGGCGGATGTCGTCACCTCCGTTGGCGTTCTGATCGGCGTTGCGCTGGCGCTCGCCACGGGGCTGCTCTGGCTGGATCCGCTGCTGGCGGCGCTGACGGCGGTGAACATCCTGTTCAGCGGCGCGCGGCTGGTGCGCGAGAGTGTCGGCGGCCTGATGGATGAGGCGCTCTCGCCCGAGCTTCTGGCCCGCATCCGCGCCACCGTCGCAGCCGAGGCCGAAGGCGCGATCGAGGCGCATGACATCCGCTCACGCCAGGCGGGGCGCTCCACCTTCATCGAGTTCCATCTGGTGGTGCCCGGTGAAATGCGCGTGGTGGAGGCGCATGCGATCTGCGACCGGGTGGAGGCGGCGCTGAAGGCCGAGCTCGGCAGCGCCATCATCACCATCCATGTGGAACCCGACACCAAGGCGAAGCACAGCGGGGTGCTGGTTCTGTGACGCCGGGCAAGCCTTGGGCCGTTCCCAGGCGGAGCGCGCGTTTCAGCGCTGCCGCGCTGGCCTCGTTCCTGCTGCACGGGGCCTCCCTGGCCGGGCTGGTCTGGCTGGTCCATCGCCCGCCGCCGGAGGATGCGCCGCCCGAACGTGGCGTGGAAATCGTCTGGGACCAGGCCGCCGCGGAAGCGGTCAGTGATGCCGAAGCCCCCGCGGCGCCCGGCGCCCCGCCCGAGGTCGCGGCCCCCGCGACCGCTGAGGCACCGCCGGAGCCGCCCTCCCCCGTGGCGCCCCCTTCGGTGCCCAGCGTTCCGCCGCCGGTGCCGCAGATGATGGCGCAGGCGCCGGTTCCCCCGCCGATCGACCTCGCGCCGCTCGAACTTCCCACGCCGGATCTACAGGTGGCGCCGCCCCCCGTGGCTCCGCCCGAGCCGCCGCCGCCCGAGCCGCCGCCGCCTGAGCCGCCACCACCCGAGCCGCCACCGCCTGAGCCACCACGCCCGGAGCCACCACGCCCGCCGCCCCCCCGGCCAAGGCCGGCGCCGCCGCCACGCCCGGCGTCACGCAGCCAGCCACCCAGTGAGGCCAGCAGCCAGGGTGAGCAGAATGCGGCGCAAAGCGTCGCCGGCATTGGCCGCGCCACGGGCGCCGTGGTCCCGCCGGGGCCCGACGCACGCTACCAGAACGCGGCCCCGCCCTATCCCGAGGCCGCGCGGTTGCGGGGTGAGCAGGGCACGGTGGGGCTTGAGCTTGCCATCGGTGCGGATGGGAAGGTCGTCAGCGTGACCGTGGCCCGCAGCTCGGGCTCGCCCATGCTGGACGCGGCGGCGCGCCGGGCTGTCCAGGACTGGCGCTTCCGGCCGGCCATGCGGGATGGCGATGCGGTGGCGGGCACCATTCGCACCTCGGTGCATTTCCGGCTGCAATGACGCGCCACGCGATCGGGCGGGCGTGTCTGCTGTGGGGATGACGCAACCCTGCGGTCAAACGCGCTTCGGGCCAGCGGCGCTCAAGGCGGGCTGGGCGCGCGCCGTGCCACCAGCAGCCGATAGCGCACCCAGCCTTCGGTTTGCAGCGTCTCCAGCAGCAGGCCGCCGATTTCGGCTTCGGCCCGCACGCCCAGGCCCAGCAGGTGTGGCAGCCAGGCCTTGCGGCGCAGCTCCGCAAGCCGGGGCGCCACCGCCGGCATGCCGCGCACCTGGAGAAGGGGGTTCAGATCCTGCTCGGCCACCAGTTCCAGCCCGGATGCCTGCAGGGCTGCGATCCAGCCAGCGCGCTCCGGCGCCACCGGGCAGCGCCAGAAGCGCTTGAACTCAGCGAGGCGCCCGGCCGGCTCGGGCGGCAGGGCTGCTTCCGGCATGTCATCCACCACCAGCACATGCCCACCAGGCGCCAATTGCCGTGCCAGGCCAGCCAGGGTCGCCGCCGGATCGGCGCTGTGGATCAGGCTCTCGATGCCGTAGATCAGGTCAAATGGCCCATCGGGCGGGACGTCATAGGAGCGCACCACCACCCGGACCCGATCGCTCAGCCCCGCTTCGGCGATGGCCGCATTGCCGCGCGCCGCCTGCTCGGGCGAGAGGGTGAGGCCGGTCCAGTCCCCACCCAGCTTCGGCGCCAGATCCAGCATGGTGGCGCCGTAGCCGCAGCCGGCATCGAGCACGCGCGGCGCGTCAGGAAGGGCCACGCCCTCCAGCATCAGGCGATGGATCACCAGGGGGGAGGGCGGGCCGCCATCCGGATCGGCCAGCGCGCGGTGTACCGGATGAACCGCCTCCCCCGCCGCCCGTCTCTCGCGGTAGAAGGAGAGGCCATCAAGCCAGCGGTAATAGCGCTGCACGCGCCGCGCCTGGCGTTCGGATTCGGTGGACATGGGCGGCGTTTACGCGAGATCACGCGGCTTGTCGCTCTCCCATCAGGCGGGGCAGCGCCGCCGCCAGGCGTCGCAAATCTTCGGCGGCGTGGGTGTTGGGGTGGCGCGTCAGCAGCGGCGCCTGGGCGCGGATGGCCGCCGGCACGCGCGGGTCGCGCCGCACCGCGCCGAGCAAGGGCAGCCCCTGGCCAAGGAAGCCGCGGCAGGCCGCGTCGAGCGCCGCATGCACGCGGCCCGGCTGGGCCGCCATATTGACCAGCAGCCCGGCCTTGCCCTCTGGCGCATCACGCCGGTGCAGCTTCAGCACGGCATAGGCATCGGTGAGCGAGGTCGGCTCCTCCGTGGCGACGACGATGAGCAGATCGGCGGCTGCTGCCAGCCCGCGCTGCGCCGCGCCGATGCCCGCCCCCAGATCAAGCACCACCCAATCCAGCGGCAGGTCCCGCAGCATGGCGGCGAAGCCGCGCAGCGCCGCGCCATCCAGCCCGGCCAGCGCGGCCGAGCCTGAGCGCCCGGGCAGCACGGCGAAGCCGCCGGCATGGGGCAGCAGAGCGGCCGCGGCCGGGCAACGGCCAGCCAGGACATCGCCCAGATCGCAAGGTGGGTCGAGACCCAGCTGCACATCCACATTGGCGAGGCCGAGATCGCCATCCACCAGCGCCACGCGTCTGCCCGCTTCCGCCAGGGCCTGGGTGAGGCCGATGGCGAGGCAGGTCTTGCCCACGCCGCCCTTGCCGGAAGCGAAGGCGATCAGCTTTGGGGAATTCATGCGGTATTCTCCCGGTGCAGGCCCTGTGCCATCCGCCCTTGCGCCATCCGCCCTTGCGCCATCCGTCCTTGGGCCAGCCGCGCAGCCAGCCAGTCAGCGGAAAGCGGTTGCAGCCCATGCGCCACCTGCGGACCGATGCCCGCCTCGGTCAGTGCGAGGCCGACACAGGCGGCCGAGAGCACGCCCCCCAGCCGGCGCGCCATGTCGAGCCGGGTCGGCAGCAGATGCCGGGCGCCGAGCATATGGAAGGCGCGGGCGATCTCCGCACTTTCCTCGGCATCCAGCCCGGCGGGCAGGACCAGGACGGGGGTGGCGTCGGCGGCGCGGATCAGCCGGTGCAGCCGCTCGGCCTGGGCATCGTCGAAGGGGTCACAGCCGAAGCCATCCACCAGGGCCAGCTGGCCGGGCTCACGCGCTTGCACGGCCTTGGCCAGGGCTTCCGGCACGGCGGCCACGGCGAGTGTCAGCCGCAGCAGCCGGGTGAAGGCGGCCAATTGCTCCACCGCGCCGGCCCGGGCGCCATCCGCCGTGACGACGATGGGCGGCTGCCCGGCCATCGTCGCGCGGGCGGCGAGCTTGGCGCAGGTCAATGTCTTGCCGGCGCCGGGCGGGCCGACCAGCAGGATCGGCCGATCCTCGGGCAGAGCTTCGAAGACAAGCCGCGCCCCCAGCGCGGCCGCCAGATCCAGCCCCGCGAAGGATTCACCCAGCCCGGGCGAAAGATTGTGCCGCGCCAGCTCAGGCGGCGCCGCCTCCGGCTCCGGCGGGATCAGCTCGGGTTCCGCGAGGTCGAGTGCGGCGGTGACTTCCACGCCGCCGCCCACGCGGCGCGTGCTGAGCACCACCGCATCCTCGCCCAGCGCGTCGCGCACGGCGGAGAGGGCGAGGGTCGCGTTGCGCGCGTGAAACACCCGAAGCCGCATGGCCTAGACGCTGGCCAGGCTGCGGATGCGCACCCGCGGGTGGATCTCCGCCTGGGAGAGCACGGCCATGCTCGGCCGGAAGCGTTCCACGATGGCGCGCAGATGCGGGCGCAGCGCGCCCGAGCAGAGCAGCGCCGGATGCTCACCCTGTGCCGCCTGCGCATCCAGCACGTCGCGCAGCCGCTGCATGAAGGCCTGCAGGCGGGCGGGCTCCATGGCCAATTGCCGGTCCTCGGGCGGACCGGCCAGGCATTCGGTGAAGGCTACCTCCCATTCGGGCGAGAGCATGATGATGGGCACATAGCCCTGTGCCCCGCGCGACGCCTCGGAGAGTTGCCGGCTCAACCGCATCCGCACGATGCCGAGCATTTGCGGGAGCGAACGCATATTGGCCGCCGCCGCCTCCTGCAGGCCTTCCAGGATGGTCGGCAGGTCGCGGATGGAGACGCGCTCGGCCAGGAGAGCCTGGAGCAGGCGTTGCAGCAGGCCGATGCTCACCTGGCTCGGGATCAGATCCTGCACCAGCTTCTGCTGTTCGCGCGGCAGTTCATCCAGCAGCTTCACCGTCTCGCTGTAGGAGAGCAGCTCGCTCATGTTTTCGCGCACCACCTCGGTCAGATGCGTGGCCAGCACGCCGGCGCAATCCACCACGGTGCAGCCACGCGCCAGCGCCTCCTCGCGCAGGGTTTCCTCGATCCAGAGCGCCGGGAGCCCAAAGGCCGGCTCGCTGGTTTTTTCGCCCGGCAGATCGGGCAGGCCGCCTTCGGGGTTGATGGCCAGGTGCAGGGGCGGCCGCAGCGTGCCGCGCGCGGCCTCGATCTCCTTGACGCGCAGGATGTAGGTGTCCGGCGCCAGGTCCAGATTGTCCTGGATGCGGACGGAGGGCAGGACGAAGCCCATCTCCTGCGCGATGGAGCGGCGCAGCCCGCGAATCTGCTCGGTCAGGCGCGGCGCCTCACCCGAGGCAAGGGCGAGCAGGCCATAGCCCAGTTCGAGCCGCAGCAGATCCATCCGCAGCGCCTCCGAGACGGCGGGCTCGGTCGGCAGCTGGGGTGGTTCCTCCGGCAGGACCGGCTCCGCCAGGCTGGCCTTGCGCTGCAACCAGGCGGCAGCGCCGGTGGCGCCGGCGATGGCCAGGAAGGGCAGCATCGGCATGCCCGGCATGGCCCCCATGACCACCGAGGAGCCGGAGGCGATGGCGAGCGGCTTCCAGCCGGTCAATTCGCGCGCCATGATCTGGTCAGCCTGCTCATCCCGCGCCGCCTTGGTGACGACGATGGCGGCGGCAACGCTGACCAGCAGGGCCGGAATCTGGCCCACCAACCCATCGCCCACGGTCAGGATGGAATAGGTTTCCACCGCGTCGCCGAAGCTCAGCCCGTGGCGCCCGATGCCGATGGCCAGGCCGCCCAGCAGATTGATGAAGGTGGAAATCAGCCCGGCGATGGCATCGCCCTTCACGAATTTCGAGGCACCATCCATGGCGCCGTGAAAGCCGCTTTCCTCCTGGAGTTCGCGGCGGCGCTGGCGTGCCTGGTTCTCGTCGATCGTGCCGGCGGAGAGGTCGGCGTCGATCGCCATCTGCTTGCCGGGCATGGCGTCCAGGTGGAAGCGCGCGGCGACTTCTGCAATGCGGCCAGCACCCTTGGAGACGACGACGTGGTTCACGATGAGCAGGATGGCAAAGACGATCATCCCCACCAGGATATCGCCGCTCATCAGGAAATTGCCGAAGGCCGCGATCACGCCGCCCGCCGCCTGTGGCCCCTCATGCCCATTGGCGAGGATGGCGCGCGTGGTGGCGACATTGAGGCCCAGCCGGAACAGCGTGGTGATCAGCAGCAATTGCGGGAAGGACTGGAAATCCAGCGGCCGCGTCAGCAGCAGCGCCACCATGAGCATCAGCACGGAGGCGACGATGTTCAGCGCCAGCGCCGCATCCAGCAGCACGGCCGGCAAGGGCACGATCAGGATGATCATGACCAGCACGACGCCCGCCACCAGCACAGCCTCGGAGGAGAGGCGCAGATGGCGCAGCCAGGGGGGGATGCTGAGGCTGTTCACGCGACGCGCCAACTATCCGGCAGCTGCCCCGGCGCCAGCGGGACATTCACGCCCTGGCCGCGATATTCGGCGAGCTTGTTGCGCAGCGTGCGGATGGAGATGCCCAGGATTTCCGCCGCCCGT from Sediminicoccus sp. KRV36 encodes the following:
- a CDS encoding cation diffusion facilitator family transporter, with amino-acid sequence MTRAVPLAAGSVAIALAVLAMKLVAWWLTGSVALFADALESVVNVAAAIAALVAVHYAAQPADANHPYGHDKAEYFSAVLEGALILVAAFVILHECWSVWNAPRTPVLSLIAFGVAMTATAVNAAWCAVLFKQGRRLRSPALLADARHLLADVVTSVGVLIGVALALATGLLWLDPLLAALTAVNILFSGARLVRESVGGLMDEALSPELLARIRATVAAEAEGAIEAHDIRSRQAGRSTFIEFHLVVPGEMRVVEAHAICDRVEAALKAELGSAIITIHVEPDTKAKHSGVLVL
- a CDS encoding energy transducer TonB: MTPGKPWAVPRRSARFSAAALASFLLHGASLAGLVWLVHRPPPEDAPPERGVEIVWDQAAAEAVSDAEAPAAPGAPPEVAAPATAEAPPEPPSPVAPPSVPSVPPPVPQMMAQAPVPPPIDLAPLELPTPDLQVAPPPVAPPEPPPPEPPPPEPPPPEPPPPEPPRPEPPRPPPPRPRPAPPPRPASRSQPPSEASSQGEQNAAQSVAGIGRATGAVVPPGPDARYQNAAPPYPEAARLRGEQGTVGLELAIGADGKVVSVTVARSSGSPMLDAAARRAVQDWRFRPAMRDGDAVAGTIRTSVHFRLQ
- a CDS encoding methyltransferase domain-containing protein, with the translated sequence MSTESERQARRVQRYYRWLDGLSFYRERRAAGEAVHPVHRALADPDGGPPSPLVIHRLMLEGVALPDAPRVLDAGCGYGATMLDLAPKLGGDWTGLTLSPEQAARGNAAIAEAGLSDRVRVVVRSYDVPPDGPFDLIYGIESLIHSADPAATLAGLARQLAPGGHVLVVDDMPEAALPPEPAGRLAEFKRFWRCPVAPERAGWIAALQASGLELVAEQDLNPLLQVRGMPAVAPRLAELRRKAWLPHLLGLGVRAEAEIGGLLLETLQTEGWVRYRLLVARRAPSPP
- a CDS encoding P-loop NTPase produces the protein MNSPKLIAFASGKGGVGKTCLAIGLTQALAEAGRRVALVDGDLGLANVDVQLGLDPPCDLGDVLAGRCPAAAALLPHAGGFAVLPGRSGSAALAGLDGAALRGFAAMLRDLPLDWVVLDLGAGIGAAQRGLAAAADLLIVVATEEPTSLTDAYAVLKLHRRDAPEGKAGLLVNMAAQPGRVHAALDAACRGFLGQGLPLLGAVRRDPRVPAAIRAQAPLLTRHPNTHAAEDLRRLAAALPRLMGERQAA
- a CDS encoding GTPase — protein: MRLRVFHARNATLALSAVRDALGEDAVVLSTRRVGGGVEVTAALDLAEPELIPPEPEAAPPELARHNLSPGLGESFAGLDLAAALGARLVFEALPEDRPILLVGPPGAGKTLTCAKLAARATMAGQPPIVVTADGARAGAVEQLAAFTRLLRLTLAVAAVPEALAKAVQAREPGQLALVDGFGCDPFDDAQAERLHRLIRAADATPVLVLPAGLDAEESAEIARAFHMLGARHLLPTRLDMARRLGGVLSAACVGLALTEAGIGPQVAHGLQPLSADWLAARLAQGRMAQGRMAQGRMAQGLHRENTA
- the flhA gene encoding flagellar biosynthesis protein FlhA, encoding MNSLSIPPWLRHLRLSSEAVLVAGVVLVMIILIVPLPAVLLDAALALNIVASVLMLMVALLLTRPLDFQSFPQLLLITTLFRLGLNVATTRAILANGHEGPQAAGGVIAAFGNFLMSGDILVGMIVFAILLIVNHVVVSKGAGRIAEVAARFHLDAMPGKQMAIDADLSAGTIDENQARQRRRELQEESGFHGAMDGASKFVKGDAIAGLISTFINLLGGLAIGIGRHGLSFGDAVETYSILTVGDGLVGQIPALLVSVAAAIVVTKAARDEQADQIMARELTGWKPLAIASGSSVVMGAMPGMPMLPFLAIAGATGAAAWLQRKASLAEPVLPEEPPQLPTEPAVSEALRMDLLRLELGYGLLALASGEAPRLTEQIRGLRRSIAQEMGFVLPSVRIQDNLDLAPDTYILRVKEIEAARGTLRPPLHLAINPEGGLPDLPGEKTSEPAFGLPALWIEETLREEALARGCTVVDCAGVLATHLTEVVRENMSELLSYSETVKLLDELPREQQKLVQDLIPSQVSIGLLQRLLQALLAERVSIRDLPTILEGLQEAAAANMRSLPQMLGIVRMRLSRQLSEASRGAQGYVPIIMLSPEWEVAFTECLAGPPEDRQLAMEPARLQAFMQRLRDVLDAQAAQGEHPALLCSGALRPHLRAIVERFRPSMAVLSQAEIHPRVRIRSLASV